tctattaggCGGCGAAAGAAATGCCTGTTgtagtatttattgttattttattttattaaagctgTTTTAGGTAAGTCAACAcactataataatttaaaatgaaagtttATATTATGAATGTTTACGAATGTTTCCCGATACAGTTTTATTTGTGAAAGTGCGAAGTGAAACTGTAACCTAGCTACTTAGtaagtactagcttctgtcagcggtttcacccgcatctcgtaGAAACCACGGCAcgaactcggataaaaagtagcaaatagccttcctcgataaatgggctatctaacactgaaagaatttttcaaatcggtccagtagttcttgagattagcgcgttcaaacaaacaaacaaacaagctcttcagctttataatattagtatagatttaaatgaTCTATCAATATGATATATGCAAATTATTGCAACCTAAGAATATATTTCTACTGTGTGATTTGTATTGGCATATATTCAATCAATGCTTCCAAATGCAAAAATTACTAATAATGGTAGattatgaaattataaaagCATGTTTGCAATCATTATGGGATAATTAATGAACATAGGCAAACATGATTAAAAAGCTGTGCCTATAGTTTAATGTTTATTCATGGGAAATGGCAGCTACCTCTTATTATAAGCCTTTTATACTTTACGTTTTTTTGCAAGACTACAGACACGAGTATTTATTGCTATAGAGTGCCACAGAGAGAATGGCGTTGTTTAATCAAAGAGCTAGCTGTTTGATTGATTGAGTATCTTAACCAGTTGGCTTCGACATTGTATGTTGTTCCATTATTCCATTGATGGAACATAAGTACCAACTTGGTGATCCTATACtgtaaaatacaaattacattgtatacaaaatacatcaaataatgttgaaggttcttctaacctgcagacagacatgtgttgctggggagtttgttgcgccacttcatcttcccagcaaaaacacataggaagtggtaaagggtGGGCATTttgagggctgtcttttgtaaattcctgacgttcaaaaagttctgtcttgcagccaagtttgaataaatgatttctgatcttcattttgattttgatggTTTCATGTCAGCCATATTTACATAAGACTTCGGACAGTATTCTACTTTAGAAACCCATCAGGTTTTCTAGACCAATAAgatataataatagtatagCTTTCTTGCGATTGGTTACCATCATCGCATAAACTAAACTTCATTACGAGGCTTAGTaatttaaaatcatcatcatcatcatcatctcagccataggacgtccactgctgaacataggcctccccctttgatctccacagatacctgttggaagcgacctgcatccagcgtcttccgaaatttaaaatacttttagtaaataacaaaaaaactttatttgctatcatattatttttattgcgatTAATAGTGACAAGAAGAATATTACCTGAATACTTagcgaaacattttttgttgttgtgcTACAGTCAAAAAATTAATATCCAAGTGTAAATTAATTTTCGTGATCAAAGACGTGTTTATGtgccatttaaaataaatttatactgtcgggacaccttttcacacacgttCGGTTAgtcccatggtaagttattaagtAACTTGTGTTAATAGCTGAATAATACTTAAAATTCCAAATGTTAAGGATAAACTATTATAATCGCCCCGTTTACATACTCCTTAGAAACGTGAAGTAGGACATAGAAGTCTTCAAAATCTGAAAAAGTAAAGATTTTTGTTAGTACACTGATGATGATACGGCCTAGTACTAAACCTTCTTTTTACCCAGAGTATACTttatcctttaaaataaaactgaaacgtacattaaaattattgaaatttataaaaatactgtctCAACTATTTATACGTCACCAACACTATTTTTTTGGCATATTCCTTGCAACTACAgaccaataataataaaaaaaaaatagtaaaaaaaactaaaaaaacacgctggtaatgtattgtcatcagaactcagagcatGTGCAAAATTGTATCGTAATTGAATTGAAGTCCAGGAAGTGGGTCAAGATtaaagccgaaaatcgatctcagtggcgtgcacttggagaggcctatgtccagcagtggactgtgATAGGctgatgctgatgatgatgatgaagtgggtcaaattaagattccaagattttcttatataCATAGTTAGAAGTGAAGTTAATATAAGCGTGATAAAAATGATGGTTATCTTACTGCAGCCATAGAAGTAACTCCAACGTTGGCTACTCCCATAGCCTTCACATGAACTGGTTCCTGAGTATTCGCGAGGAAGATGACCACCAACCTTCTGTTCTTTACATCCATGCATTCCCATGGCACTCCATAAACTGCATGCTTTAATTTGTcactctaaaatattttttcacataggTTTATGATTCTCAATTGCTCAGGGGTAAATAATAGAAATTACAATCGTGTGGATTGGCCAATTTCAGATTAAGCAGTGCTTAGCTCAGTCTGGTAGTGGATAAGTTTCATTACATTGTGGGTCTAGACTGTCTTTCGCATATCTTTGCCAGAATATCTGataatcagtcttaccaagaagtGTGTTGAGCAGATAACCGAGTTAAGGGTATCGAATTAGTCGTTTAAATATCACTAGTGCTGAATTTGGTTAGGCTCAAAAGATGCCAGATAAATCTCTTCAAAACCACGGGACTATGGAATCACAGATTTTTTgcaaggcgaacgtggggccgaagccaacacgctgaagcccttttaaGACAGCATTAATGGAATGGCGACataaaaccgacgattatccctgtatatattaggtaaattattattattagttacaaaataaaccttacctCGCTTCCAACCAATTCGAAAATAACTGACAACTGAATCAattgttgtgtcagtattatCGTTAGTGGTCCATAACGTATAAGAGCTTGGGctgtctgaaataaaaaatgcatctatatagaatattttgtaatacaCGATAAGCTCTTCACTTTTGGAATACTTACCATCTGCGAACATTCGAGAAGTAATAGACAGCCGCTTGCTTGGTGAAACATGTAATATAAGAACAACATTGGTCCAAATACATTTGACATTCTGTctgtaaaactaaaataaaggaAGAAAACTTAGAGGATAAATGACAATTGAATTAGGTCCGGTTTTACTAGTTACCGACATAGTGTCAATTACTTATCTGTTCATTAATCTCCCAGATAAAGGccctttgccgctctagaggataaaaacggcttttgcgctcagatatcaaagggtaaaactactctttccgagatggtgggatgaaaaatttattataatgattCTAGCCCCATGCTTTTAGTATTTTCTCCTTAAtatcttttgtttaaaaatatcttaactAAACCGTGATTTAACATggaaataagtaaatgtaaatcaGACCACCTGACCATTAACcaacccaaaaatattttttaggttgataacaacctaaaaaatatttttctggatacCAAATAAAAATTGGGTACTCACAGAATTATCTCACGATGATAAAGAATACAATCCTTTAACCTAGCAGCCACTTCAACCAATTCTTCGTCAGAGTATTTAGCTGCCTCCACTTTTGAACTTGGTCTTGGAAAGTCATTCAATGTATAGTTGAGTATTTTGAAATGTCCCCAAAGATGAAAAACCATGAGTGAGAGAAAAAGATCGAACATGCAGAACCACGTTGAACACAAGTATGATATTATCCTGCAAATAATTAAGTGCTCCAAGTgcgtaaataaaaagagtaGGTAGCCTATAGTTATTTCCGAGGATCACTAACatggtataaaacaaagtcgatGTTCTGTTCCATCGTCCCGTTTACacttaaattttcaaaactacgcaaccgattttcatgcggtttttttcaatagatagagtgattaaagaagAAGGTTTATATAACATATATAAacagtggggaaatactgttatcccttgcgaagccggagcgggtcgctagtacaaaataataataacttccCCGTTGTTCATTGTGATCGCAAGCGCAACTAGTTTTCGGATTCAATTTCTGGGTCGGGCTATAGGCCCGGGAATCGAAACCGGGACCTAGTGCACAGCACttgcgcttgcgaccactagacccaCGAGGCAATAAGGATAAGCATAAGTATGTAACTATACTTACCAATGTGTAATACACGCAATACAATATCCGCGAATATCAGTAGAAGTATCGAAAGGGTACGGATAGTACATCGAATGTTCAAAGGTAGAATTTTTCGAAACTTCTCCTGAAAACCTGCCGGCGGCATAGTTACTGTACATCGGAATAAGGTTGAACAGACTTAATCCAGACAACATCTGACTTACAAGCCATAATGTGAAGAGATGGGCTATCTTGTGGACAGCACGGTGAGTCTGCAAAAATGTTTCCAATTCGcttcaaataattttgcaataatatgtatgtggtagtgtaaagcactagtacataactacatccggtaagactggaagccgaccccaacatagttgtgaaaaggctcggaggatgtatGTGGTAGTGCTTTAGGTGATTAACACACGGCACCGCGCACCGCCGCGGTAGGCGGTGAAGCGGATCACATGTCGCATTGACCTGTATTAAATCCGTTGATGCCTAACACACGTACACTGCCTGACCGCGCGTTCGAGCGGTGCTCTTACCGCATAGCGGTGCATCACACACGGGGCGCCGCACTTTTGCCAGTGTCTGTGATCAAACTGGTCAAATCCGCGTAAAATCCATCCGCGCTGACAGGCGTGTAAACCGCCTTACCGCGCCGGGAGCCGCTACGAAATCCGTTTTCCGCCACCGCCCTCCGTGGCGGTGCGCGGTAccgtgtgataatcgcctaattCATAACTTTTGATTATTATGGAGTCTATGAAGTCTTGTCGACAATATCTATATAAAAATTGGGCAAGGATAGATCCCAGATAGATTCCATTTCAACAGATACAAGAATCTGTTGAAATGGGATCTATCTGGGATGGTATAAGACCAGATAAATAATTGCTACAAATAGCGACTTAGCCGAGATcttgaaaaatatacttaaatgcCCACAAACACAAAAATGCCACagatgataatatttttttttcagtctcGAAAGCTTATCTGACAGACTGACCTTATTAGTATCCCAATATATTAAGATTAGATTTTTTACATATTGATGTAGTTACCTCCATGGCTTGCTTAGACCGGTCTTTGTAGTAGAACAAATGGATTTTAGTGAGAAAGTCTCTGGCCACCTCTCGATAAGTTGTAGACATAGTTAGCGTAGTAACTCTGGactagaaaaacaaaagaatgatttacttttattttctttcttgaCATAATATGTTCTTTGGACGACtaccacaaaacaaaacagtttcagcattgattttatttaaattatagataaaTCAAATGTACGTAAAGCACTGTACTCAGCTGCAGGTAAGACTCAAAGCCGACCCCCAAGAAAGTTGGTAAACGGCTAGTCAGATGATGATAGATTGAGAAGTGTAACTGAAAGACTAAAACTGAAAGTATTATAAGATAGCAATAAACCTTACCACATCAATGAAACTCATAAGCAGAACAATATACATATGACCAGTCTCCAAAAATGTTAGTTCACTATTGTGCTTAACGATATATAAAATGAATCCAGCAGAAGCCAAAACAGTCACAACAAGATAGAAATATTTCACAAATGCTGAGAACTTTGGCGACTCGGGCTCTCCAATTTCTTTCCGAGGCCAAGAATTAACGATAAGTAGCATGAATCGCAGTACTTTTATGTATAAGTAATCTGATGCTGAATTTATTCCTCTGTAAAAAGAAAACGATGTTTTTTATGAAAGTGCACGTGCACCGGTTGCGTGcttttcatctttttttaacgtcgacgtcaaaaattatcaaatgatccctatcgctgtgggttagcagcggtaagggagtgtcagactcttactgactaaaaaccgtcgtgttccgtcgtaggccttttatgtaccagggccgcggtaactctttcgactATCCCACAACCCCGGCAGGTCCTGGCCCTGCTGGGCCGCGCAGGAGCTATTAAggcatcttttttttttttttttttatcgacgtaaaatcatcaaatgacccctcccgctgtgggttagcagcggtgagggagtgtcagactcttactgactaaaatcgtcgtgttccgtcataggccttttatgtaccagggccgcggtatctctttcgaacaacccgcagcccagcTATTAAGGCATCTTGGACTCATTTTTGTAAATGAGGATTACAAGTTTATCTACAACCTACATAAATCAGGGATTCCTATTATCATAATATATCTAATTAGTTCAACCACTCTTAATAATTAAGGACCGAGATGTGGTTTTATAATTTCTGTAGTAATTGTGAAATGCTACAGAATTTtcatattcattaaaatatgcaTCGCATGAAATGTACTTTTCCCAGaatgtgaaaattaaaatttgattTATGCTTGTTAAATTTTACTACCATACAATATGTAAtgacatatttacatgacgtaaaaataaacttatttatacatatatacaactaaaaacaattataaaatggcatcaaaaaactcctcatcgctgcccaccgggagtgtacccagaggctggcagcattgccacgttggatggcaatgcttaatttttgaccaaaataaaaaccagccttctAAGATAGCAATAAACCTTACCACATCAATCAAACTCATAAGCAgaacaatatacataataataattaggttAGGTTACAGGTTGGTAATTAGGTTTCTTTGTACTGAATAtacatacaaggtgttgatttgcatttgccatacttcaggaggaggacataaaatacgtaaataatcgattggaattacaatagacggaaaatagttaatatgcactgcttttttttgtcattgtaatgtcgtagtatttcagaagtaatccaattttatgaatgaaatttgtGAATattcgttgcgtatgctttgtgtttgcgtttgtgtgagggcgcagcacggttttaaggccaataacacacgcgccaagtttaaatacggctagatgacattgacggatatccgaaaaaaaaataaaaaaaaacaattacgtaccaatttttttgttgatttgagttgagaatcattagcataattaggtccttgaatatggcacggatgcaaatcaacagcttgtatattaaaGACTTACTCTACAGCCTCATTTTCGAAAAGAAATTGACGAAGTCCCATTTTTCCCCCTCAAAGTCTTTACACCTTATtcttatgattttttttgttaactaaTGGCTTGGTGGttgtataaacaaataaataggttttgttCTGTTTACTTACGCGTTTGTTTTCTTCAAGGATTTATAAACATATCATTAATTAATAGCTAAAGCTTAGACTACATGTGATGTTCATTGTTCAGTGTAGGGTTATTTCCACCTTTTTTCACCACAATGTCGATGTGATTGATATAAATAGGTGTTTCTATAAAATTTCGGCTCACTAATACTAACGGTCACTGAAATTATCCGCGGACGGACGGACTGACAGACATGGCGTTTCTAGTCGACTACGGAATCctaaaaatgagcaaaaatcttcgattaaaaataaacccgTTAATGaagttgtaaaaaatatacataaaaatatacttttaactTTCAGTTTACTTGCGTAAAAAGTCCTATTAAGATTGTTTATCTTCGATTAAATGCccactcaaatggagtatagtgAATCATGTACCCACATCCCTACAAATGCTATACTCAAGGTATTCTGAAAACAAAGCTTTCTCATGATTATTTTCcctattcattaaaataatgcttCTTTTCTTCAAAAGGTTGATCAAAGAATATAGTATCTATGGTCCCCATAGCTTATGATCAAAGTTTGTATCGCAAcccagttatttatttaattagataaaGGCTGACAATTTACATTAAGGGTTGTATATACTTCTATTGTACGATAGTTTAGACAGTAGTTTCCCATGGCAACTACTCTGTGAATCCGTACAAAATGGAACCTCCCTCGATAAATTGGGACATCGGCCTAAACCTATGTACCTCTATATATAACCTGTAACCTAAACGAAGGAACATTGGCTTTATATGCCGGGATGTCATCGTCTACTTCCAGACACCGCCCGGGCAGGTTTGCAAAAGTCTCTCTTGCGGGAATCAGCTATAATTTAGGTCCAGATATGGACTCCTTGAGAATGATTGAAACATTCTGCTTCGGACAGTCAAATTCCTGTTGATTAAAAATGTTAACTTCAGTGTATACCTGGCCTTACACAATAATTGCAGGTTTTCAATTCCAAGATAAAATGTTTTCCAAGATGGAATGTTTCATATTTACTTTCTGACTAAGTTTCATCCTATTCTGAACATCAGTAATAATGACTGGTTTTTGTGACTTTATCTTCAACTATCAGCCTAATGAGTAAGTAACAACATGTAATAAAAGGTTCAGCCTTTTGATGATTGAGGAGAATATAATATGCGGTAAAAAATCATTCCTGCTAACACTGTTAGGTGTTCCCggtcactgcaaacttttagtcggtcgatagtttgatTGGGGTCATAAATCAGAATGTTGGTAAATGGTAGTGCTCATATTACAACGATCAGATCCGGTCTGTATCAAAAAATCCACATTTATAAGGTGTAATTCAAAAGTAAAGGCAATAATGAACGATTGTTTAAAGTTCAGAACTTCAAGTTTTTTAATTCGACTATGTTTTCCGATAGCTGagataaaagaaagaaataactTTTGCAAAGAAAGAATTATAGATTTCACTATAACTTTTACTCGTTATTATTTAACATGATAAATGGCTACTGTGGAGTTGATTGTGACAACTTACTAATTGAGAGGAAATATGCTTATACTTATGGGCAAGAAAAATGATAACCAAATCAAAACCTTGCGGCAATTTGAAGCCTGTTTATGGAAACCACCTTGGTACGGTCGTCACTGTTATCCTTACCGCAAAAGTTAACTTtgacaaatttttattttcagtggcATCACAACCCCAACAGACTATCCCTACATGATAATAGCACGCCACTTATTAACCGTCATCACAATGTGGCCTAAAACATCATATATTCTTCAAAGTGCAAAAACTCAAAAAAGAGCAAAAATCTGGCTGACCATACAGAAAGCATTTCACTTCTGGCTCTGTGTTACGAGTTTCTTTGGCGGTACCTTGTACATATTGCGTCACAAAAAATCCATGACTTTCTATGAACTGGGACATTTGTATATTTCTCTGCTTATGATTGTTTGTACCTTTGTAAGTATTCATATCGAAAGAATCCTTACTACAATGTCATAAATCCGAAAGTAACTGTCTGCCCTTCATTATATCAATTTaaggtacacacacacacaacctgCAAAAGAACTCGGCTACTTTTCATCCAGTTgcggaaaatataaaataaaaatgaaatggaCCCGCGTGGAACCACGGTGGACAGCTAGTTATtacatgaatttatttatttattatttggggGACCAACAGCagtaacatttattaattataaaacaattaatgtaACATGCAGCCAATTATAGGTCCCcatttttaaactattgcatACATGATATTTATATCGTGTACAGACATGAAAGTAttgaattacataataatacacAACTATAAAGTTCAATCATCCAATACAATCaagttagatattttttaaagaaatcacGGCTCAGCACCCTCCTCACTGTCGCATGGTTAGTGTATAAGTATATACAACCATTAAAGATGTCAATGTCACGTGATTTACATGATATGTTAAGTGATTTTCCTGCTCGCCACACAAAGCTATTCTTTCTATAATTTGATGATGCTATTGGTATTAATTAAGTAAGAGAATCATTGGTTCACAGATATCCTTGTTTTAACCACttcatcattttatttcagTCTAGAATTACGACGTTGTGCTTGAATGACGAGTATAGAGTTATCGCCAAAGATTTTGTGACCAAAATACATCTGTTCTTCTATAAAGACCTTTCGGATTACTCTATGGAGGTGAGAAAATTCTTATTAACGCGAAAGTTTATAATAACGTAAACTTAAACGGCTGAagagattttgatgaaacttgtgACAGACTATGTCTGAATAACATATTGGCATTTGACTATGAGCGGAAAGTAGTCACCTCAGGACGCAGGTGTACTGCGGGTTAACATCTAGTTTTAATTGATGACAGATTTTGATAAATATGTGACCATTTCACTAGATGATCTAAGGGAAAGAAcctaaacagtatttttattttcaattccaGACTCATAAGAAAGTCCACATGATTTCCCACATATTCACGTTATATCTCTCCGGTCAAATGATGCTAGGACTCTTCCTATTCAATGTGACACCTATGTATAACAACTATTCTGCCGGGAAATACATGAGTGGGGGCTTGAAGAACTCAACGTATGAACATGCCCTGTATTTCTCTTGGCCGTTCAATGCATCTACTGATTTTAGAGGATATGTTGTTAGCAATATTTTGCATTGGTAAGTAGTTtgagaacataatatttttatcagttgCTAAGTCGCATTTGAAgacaaaaattcaaaacaaaccTTAATTACCTTGACATACGTTCTACAAAAGATGCGCGCGCATGCTCTTCGACGCTCTCGCGCGCGCCCATGCGGCTCATGCGAATTTCTTCTTTTGTAGACCGTACGTCAAGGTAGTTAAggttaatattaaattgttgtcTTCAAATGCGCCCCGACGCGCTTCCAGCGGTGTGCGCAGGGCCTTATATGTCATATTTGTCACCGACTTTGATAAAAGAAAGAGGTTCCCCATctaaactaaatattatgaAGAGCTAGCAAAGGTTGTGACAATGTTCGAATCTAGGAAAAccgatttacaaaattattttaccgaTAGAAAGCTACTTAAAGGAGAGAGTATGCTATTTTTATCAGGGTACGGAGATAAGAAAAACTTAAGACAGCATGTTTCTTATtgtgttttaatgaaaaattatattgatttcaGGTTACTATCATTTTCATGTTCGAGCTGGTTCTGTGTTGTGgatttttttctatctttaaTGGTATTCCATGTTTGGGGTCATTTCAAAATCCTCCTTCATGTTCTTAACCATTTTCCAAGGCcgtcaaataaaataagcttcATACTTGAAGATAGTTACGTTACAATTACTAATGAAATATATACAAGGACTGAACTGGACCAAGTTTTTGACAggttaaataaatgtatagaTTATCACCGTGAAATCGTCAGGTAAGTTTTTCAGTTGTCAGGTGAATTCCTTAAAATAATACCAGAACTAATCTCCATAAAATGGTCAAAGTCTACCAAAGCTGGCCATACACAGTCTCATGAAATTAATGAACGTCTCATGGCTAGGAAGTGGCATTCACCTACGAAGCTCGAGTAAGAGCGAAGGAATGCTTTGACGATATTCTTGCCTTCA
The Helicoverpa zea isolate HzStark_Cry1AcR chromosome 13, ilHelZeax1.1, whole genome shotgun sequence DNA segment above includes these coding regions:
- the LOC124635671 gene encoding odorant receptor 13a-like, which produces MTGFCDFIFNYQPNDGITTPTDYPYMIIARHLLTVITMWPKTSYILQSAKTQKRAKIWLTIQKAFHFWLCVTSFFGGTLYILRHKKSMTFYELGHLYISLLMIVCTFSRITTLCLNDEYRVIAKDFVTKIHLFFYKDLSDYSMETHKKVHMISHIFTLYLSGQMMLGLFLFNVTPMYNNYSAGKYMSGGLKNSTYEHALYFSWPFNASTDFRGYVVSNILHWLLSFSCSSWFCVVDFFLSLMVFHVWGHFKILLHVLNHFPRPSNKISFILEDSYVTITNEIYTRTELDQVFDRLNKCIDYHREIVSFTDKMSEVFGPMLLAYYGFHQASGCLLLLECSQMTVAALVRYLPLTIILFQQLIQMSIIFELVGSVSDKLKDAVYGLPWEAMDTKNRRIVAFFLMNVQEPVHVKALGLADVGVTSMTAILKTSMSYFAFLRSM
- the LOC124635679 gene encoding odorant receptor 13a-like, with protein sequence MGLRQFLFENEAVEGINSASDYLYIKVLRFMLLIVNSWPRKEIGEPESPKFSAFVKYFYLVVTVLASAGFILYIVKHNSELTFLETGHMYIVLLMSFIDVSRVTTLTMSTTYREVARDFLTKIHLFYYKDRSKQAMETHRAVHKIAHLFTLWLVSQMLSGLSLFNLIPMYSNYAAGRFSGEVSKNSTFEHSMYYPYPFDTSTDIRGYCIACITHWIISYLCSTWFCMFDLFLSLMVFHLWGHFKILNYTLNDFPRPSSKVEAAKYSDEELVEVAARLKDCILYHREIILFTDRMSNVFGPMLFLYYMFHQASGCLLLLECSQMTAQALIRYGPLTIILTQQLIQLSVIFELVGSESDKLKHAVYGVPWECMDVKNRRLVVIFLANTQEPVHVKAMGVANVGVTSMAAILKTSMSYFTFLRSM